A single Acidobacteriota bacterium DNA region contains:
- a CDS encoding DUF2283 domain-containing protein codes for MKLHYYPDTDSLYVEFRREPSVETREIADGLNVDFDASGNVVGFDIDHAAERLELATLETQELPVRAYKAG; via the coding sequence ATGAAGTTGCACTACTACCCCGACACGGACAGCCTCTACGTGGAGTTCAGGCGCGAACCGAGCGTGGAAACCCGGGAGATCGCTGACGGTCTCAACGTGGATTTCGACGCGAGCGGCAACGTCGTCGGCTTTGACATCGACCATGCCGCCGAACGCCTTGAGCTGGCGACCCTGGAGACTCAAGAGCTGCCCGTAAGGGCTTACAAGGCTGGCTGA
- a CDS encoding DUF2188 domain-containing protein: protein MSKGRDRSVFKKDGAWVNKRHDAARASSRHGTQREAENAAREMLRKQGGGELSTHGRDGRIRSKDTIAPGNDPLPPRDREH from the coding sequence GTGAGTAAAGGACGAGATCGTTCCGTATTCAAAAAGGACGGTGCTTGGGTCAACAAGCGCCACGATGCCGCCAGGGCCTCGAGCCGCCACGGGACGCAGCGCGAGGCAGAGAACGCCGCGCGGGAGATGCTCAGGAAGCAGGGTGGCGGCGAGCTCAGCACCCATGGGCGCGATGGGCGCATTCGGAGCAAGGACACGATTGCTCCGGGCAACGACCCGCTACCTCCCCGCGACCGGGAGCACTAG
- a CDS encoding fibronectin type III domain-containing protein, translating to MEAVPRIQWKDGEFFVSLPLGKEILEAKWSPNVTSVVRIREVGEDSWSPGFETPLNGCSFVGLKPDTEYEMQLTHKNAVGEGPAVTKRIRTSPEGAGNVVPFPKRPPGF from the coding sequence ATGGAAGCTGTTCCGAGAATCCAGTGGAAGGATGGGGAGTTCTTCGTATCCCTTCCGTTAGGGAAGGAGATCCTCGAGGCGAAGTGGAGCCCCAACGTGACGTCTGTCGTTCGGATCCGAGAGGTCGGTGAGGATTCATGGAGTCCCGGCTTCGAGACACCGTTGAACGGCTGCAGTTTCGTCGGACTCAAGCCCGACACTGAGTACGAGATGCAGCTAACACACAAGAACGCTGTCGGCGAAGGACCGGCGGTCACCAAGCGGATCAGAACGAGCCCGGAAGGCGCTGGCAACGTCGTCCCGTTCCCCAAGAGGCCTCCTGGCTTCTAG
- a CDS encoding class I SAM-dependent DNA methyltransferase encodes MSDNHTQRIVNKAWSFAHLLRDDGLSYMQYTEQITFLLFLKMAHERTLQPWSQPSMVPDGLDWPSLLAEDGADLESHYRHILTELSREDGMLGEIFRRARQQIQNPATLKRLIVDLIDPEDWSSLAADVKGDIYEGLLAKSAQESPKGAGQYFTPREVIRAIVDVMQPGPDDTVCDPACGTGGFLLAAHDHVLREHGNTLDPDRKRHLRRNFVQGMDIVPETARLCIMNLYLHGIDADPCPVRSGVDSLASDPGQRFSMVLTNPPFGKKSTVRIVSQEGELETESDSYERQDFWASTKNKQLNFLQHVKTLLTINGSCAIVVPDNVLFEGGAGEVVRTNLLQQFDVHTLLRLPTGIFYAQGVKANVLFFDAKPAREKPWTERLWVYDLRTNKHFTLKMKPLRRSDLDEFVECYRPGERHTRQPTWSEDNPDGRWRAYDYEELVERDKLNLDLSWLRDRSLEDSENLPEPETLAAEIAEDLRSALEAFEEIAAELSD; translated from the coding sequence ATGTCCGACAACCACACACAGCGCATCGTCAACAAGGCGTGGAGCTTCGCGCACCTGCTGCGCGACGACGGCCTGTCCTACATGCAGTACACGGAGCAGATCACGTTCCTGCTCTTCCTCAAGATGGCGCATGAGCGGACCCTGCAGCCGTGGAGCCAGCCTTCGATGGTCCCCGACGGCTTGGACTGGCCAAGCTTGCTGGCGGAAGACGGCGCCGACCTCGAATCGCACTATCGCCACATCCTGACCGAGCTCTCGCGGGAGGACGGCATGCTCGGCGAGATCTTCCGGCGAGCCCGGCAGCAGATCCAGAACCCCGCGACCCTCAAGCGGCTCATCGTCGATCTGATCGATCCCGAGGATTGGAGTTCGCTCGCGGCGGACGTGAAGGGCGACATCTACGAAGGCCTGCTCGCGAAGTCTGCCCAGGAGTCACCCAAGGGCGCTGGGCAGTACTTCACCCCGCGTGAGGTGATCCGCGCGATCGTCGACGTGATGCAACCTGGCCCGGACGACACGGTCTGCGATCCCGCCTGTGGAACGGGCGGCTTCCTGCTCGCTGCGCACGACCATGTCCTTCGGGAGCACGGCAACACGCTGGACCCGGACCGGAAGCGTCATCTTCGCCGGAACTTCGTCCAGGGGATGGACATCGTCCCTGAGACGGCCCGGCTCTGCATCATGAACCTGTACCTGCACGGCATCGACGCGGACCCGTGCCCCGTTCGATCAGGTGTGGACAGCTTGGCGAGCGATCCCGGCCAACGGTTCTCGATGGTTCTGACGAATCCGCCGTTCGGCAAGAAGAGCACGGTCCGGATCGTCAGCCAGGAAGGCGAGTTGGAGACGGAGTCCGACTCCTACGAACGTCAGGACTTCTGGGCCAGCACGAAGAACAAGCAGCTCAACTTCCTCCAGCACGTGAAGACGCTTCTCACGATCAACGGTTCGTGCGCGATCGTTGTACCCGACAACGTGCTCTTCGAGGGCGGCGCCGGTGAGGTCGTGCGCACGAACCTGCTCCAACAGTTCGATGTGCACACGCTGCTCCGGCTGCCGACGGGGATCTTCTACGCCCAGGGCGTCAAGGCGAACGTCCTGTTCTTCGATGCGAAGCCAGCGCGTGAGAAGCCGTGGACCGAGCGCCTCTGGGTCTACGACCTCCGCACCAACAAGCACTTCACGCTCAAGATGAAGCCGCTCCGGCGTTCTGACCTGGACGAGTTCGTTGAGTGCTATCGCCCGGGCGAGCGCCACACGCGGCAACCGACGTGGAGTGAGGACAACCCCGACGGGAGATGGCGGGCATACGACTACGAGGAGCTGGTCGAGCGCGACAAGCTCAACCTGGACCTGTCCTGGCTGAGGGACCGTTCGCTGGAGGACAGCGAGAACCTCCCGGAGCCGGAGACGCTTGCGGCCGAGATCGCCGAGGACCTGCGATCGGCCTTGGAGGCGTTCGAGGAGATCGCCGCGGAACTGTCGGACTGA
- a CDS encoding DUF885 domain-containing protein has protein sequence MRHLTRFAAVLVLPLLAACNVEISLDGAADADIIATAGDEYLDFVAARDPYLKFRRGEKVEDFPDWTLEAAEADAAFARDLLDRLAGVDEEAVDHEDWISLRLLRWNLGMLVEAPKHYWADFNITPYAAGGFSLNILHQVLGAAAVGTDEDSAHYLHLLDEYAQGIGQLADKVAGQKERGIYLPKAQVPAVVGMFEGYRGRLDELFVPAAGRAGDGAADFLNQVREAVETGIDAQFSRLIAELGDDYLEAAPEQVGLGTVPGGRELYVHRVRMHTTTDLTPEEIHQLGLEQVAQIEAELAALREEIGFEATSEETAMKEFLDQVRADPRFIASSPEEVEERYMGYIEKIEPHIADYFDVLPEAPYGVRRLDPTSEATMTFGVYQLPTSVNPRGEYRYNGSDLENRSLFSAQGLIYHELIPGHHFQLALANEREDLPRFRRETIGYGAFTEGWAEYAANLGKEMDVYENAYDLYGRLVMEMFISCRLVLDTGMNYFGWDLERGREYMSARVVYSDVEVATELLRYSADIHGQALAYRIGNLEILRLRRKAEDALGDRFDIKAFHAAVIGSGAMPMVVLEEHIDWWIEQQG, from the coding sequence ATGAGGCACTTGACCCGCTTCGCCGCCGTCCTCGTCCTTCCCCTGCTCGCCGCCTGCAACGTCGAGATCTCCCTCGACGGCGCCGCCGACGCGGACATCATCGCCACCGCCGGCGACGAGTACCTGGACTTCGTCGCCGCCCGCGATCCCTACCTCAAGTTTCGGCGAGGGGAGAAGGTGGAGGACTTCCCGGACTGGACGCTCGAGGCCGCCGAAGCGGACGCGGCCTTCGCCCGGGACCTGCTCGACCGGCTGGCCGGAGTCGATGAGGAGGCCGTCGACCACGAGGACTGGATCTCGCTCAGGCTGCTGCGCTGGAACCTCGGCATGCTGGTCGAGGCGCCGAAGCACTACTGGGCGGACTTCAACATCACGCCCTACGCGGCCGGCGGCTTCAGCCTGAACATCCTGCACCAGGTGCTCGGCGCTGCTGCGGTCGGAACCGACGAGGACAGCGCCCACTACCTCCATCTGCTCGACGAGTACGCCCAGGGGATCGGGCAGCTCGCCGACAAGGTCGCCGGGCAGAAGGAACGCGGCATCTACCTGCCGAAGGCCCAGGTCCCGGCCGTGGTCGGGATGTTCGAGGGCTACCGGGGTCGTCTCGACGAGCTGTTCGTGCCGGCCGCCGGCCGCGCCGGCGACGGGGCCGCCGACTTCCTGAACCAGGTGCGCGAAGCGGTCGAGACGGGAATCGACGCACAGTTCAGCCGCCTGATCGCCGAGCTCGGCGACGACTACCTGGAGGCGGCGCCGGAGCAGGTCGGGCTCGGCACGGTGCCGGGCGGCCGCGAGCTCTACGTCCACCGGGTGCGGATGCACACGACGACGGACCTCACGCCCGAAGAGATCCACCAGCTCGGCCTGGAGCAGGTCGCGCAGATCGAAGCGGAACTGGCGGCGCTGCGGGAGGAGATCGGGTTCGAGGCCACGTCCGAAGAGACCGCGATGAAGGAGTTCCTGGACCAGGTCCGCGCCGACCCGCGTTTCATCGCCTCATCGCCCGAGGAGGTCGAGGAACGCTACATGGGCTACATCGAGAAGATCGAGCCCCACATCGCGGACTACTTCGACGTGTTGCCAGAGGCGCCCTACGGCGTCCGCCGCCTCGACCCGACGTCCGAGGCGACGATGACCTTCGGCGTCTACCAGCTTCCGACCTCCGTCAACCCGCGGGGCGAGTACCGCTACAACGGCTCCGACCTCGAGAACCGCTCCCTGTTCTCGGCCCAGGGGCTGATCTACCACGAGCTGATCCCCGGCCATCACTTCCAGCTCGCGCTGGCCAACGAGCGCGAGGACCTGCCCCGCTTCCGCCGCGAGACGATCGGCTACGGCGCCTTCACCGAGGGCTGGGCCGAGTACGCCGCCAACCTCGGCAAGGAGATGGACGTCTACGAGAACGCGTACGACCTCTATGGCCGCCTCGTCATGGAGATGTTCATCTCCTGCCGCCTGGTGCTGGACACCGGCATGAACTACTTCGGGTGGGACCTGGAGCGCGGCCGCGAGTACATGAGCGCGCGGGTCGTCTACTCCGACGTGGAGGTCGCCACGGAACTCCTGCGCTACTCAGCCGACATCCACGGCCAGGCGCTGGCCTACCGGATCGGCAACCTGGAGATCCTCCGCCTGCGCCGGAAGGCCGAGGACGCGCTCGGCGACCGCTTCGACATCAAGGCCTTCCACGCCGCCGTGATCGGCAGCGGCGCCATGCCGATGGTGGTGCTGGAAGAGCACATCGACTGGTGGATCGAGCAGCAGGGGTAG
- a CDS encoding DEAD/DEAH box helicase family protein encodes MPLTPEQRARKKIDRQLAAAGWGVQDHRDMDIHASFGVAVREYPLKWKEGGKKKSGFADYLLYVDGRAIGVIEAKPAGHTLQGVILQSKKYTEGLHQWVPAWRRPLPFAYESTGEVTQFTNGLDPDPRSREIFTFHRPEELLRLQGMEPEQLRGMLRRLPELDQGRLWRVQFKAIRNLERSLAHGRPRSLIQMATGSGKTFTAVSACYRLVKHAKAKRILFLVDRNNLGRQTLNEFQQFRDPSSGYAFAEEFVVQRLRGNAIDPASKVVITTIQRLYSILKGEAEYEPENEEQSLFESGRLRGEEPVPVEYAPDLPIETFDFIVIDECHRSIYNVWRQVVEYFDAFLIGLTATPSPQTIGFFNNNIVQDYSHTKAVADGINVGYEVYRIKTKISEKGSTVEAGRRVPRRDRRTRKVTLAEMEDDLTYTANQLDRDVVAPDQIRLVVRTFRDRLFSEIFPGRTEVPKTLIFAKQDSHADDVVKIVKEEFGKGNDFCQKITSKTTGAKPEDLLSSFRNSYNPRIAVTVDMIATGTDVRPLECLLFMRNVNSASYFEQMKGRGVRVIERDDLQGVTPDADAKTHFVIVDAVGVCERDKTDSKPLERQPSVSTEKLLQMAAQGMVHPDLVSSLAARMARLGRRVDEQQRSRIAQEADGATLEGLTGALLHSIDPDATREAAIAEHGLADDVEPTSEQLERMERERMTAALKPFTRPGLRRVITEINQSLYQIIDEAALDQLLGSGYDGTAVERARSKLEDFRQFLEENREHIEALRILYSRPYRAGLRYRHVKELRDALRNPPVGLPDPANGLWRLYELVEPERVQGRGGGALVDLVAIVKRAINADGQLVPVADQVEEHYREWLAEKARSGQAFNADQLRWLDAIKDHIATSLVIERNDFEYAPFSQMGGLGAVYGAFGDELDAVLAELNERLAA; translated from the coding sequence ATGCCCCTCACCCCCGAACAGCGCGCCCGGAAGAAGATCGATCGCCAACTCGCCGCCGCGGGCTGGGGCGTCCAGGACCACCGCGACATGGACATTCATGCGAGCTTCGGCGTCGCGGTGCGGGAGTACCCGCTCAAATGGAAGGAGGGTGGCAAGAAGAAGAGCGGCTTCGCCGACTACCTTCTCTACGTTGACGGGCGGGCCATCGGCGTCATCGAGGCAAAGCCCGCGGGTCACACCCTGCAAGGCGTCATCCTTCAGTCCAAGAAGTACACCGAAGGACTGCACCAGTGGGTCCCTGCCTGGCGACGTCCGCTTCCGTTCGCCTACGAATCGACCGGCGAAGTGACCCAGTTCACCAACGGTCTCGACCCGGACCCGCGGAGCCGTGAGATCTTCACGTTCCACCGTCCGGAGGAGTTGCTTCGCCTCCAGGGCATGGAGCCCGAACAACTGCGAGGGATGCTCCGGCGGTTGCCGGAACTCGACCAAGGCCGACTTTGGCGCGTGCAGTTCAAGGCGATCCGGAACCTGGAGCGGTCGCTCGCGCACGGCCGGCCTCGTTCCCTCATTCAGATGGCGACCGGCAGCGGCAAGACGTTCACGGCCGTGTCTGCGTGCTATCGGCTGGTCAAGCACGCGAAGGCGAAGCGCATCCTGTTTCTCGTCGACCGCAACAACCTCGGGCGTCAGACGCTGAACGAGTTCCAGCAGTTCCGCGATCCGTCGTCGGGCTATGCGTTCGCCGAGGAGTTCGTGGTTCAACGCTTGCGGGGTAACGCGATCGACCCGGCGAGCAAGGTCGTGATCACGACCATCCAGCGGCTCTACTCGATTTTGAAGGGCGAGGCGGAGTACGAACCGGAGAACGAGGAACAGTCCCTGTTTGAGTCGGGCCGGCTGCGCGGCGAGGAACCCGTGCCGGTGGAGTATGCGCCCGACCTTCCCATCGAGACGTTCGATTTCATCGTCATCGACGAATGCCACCGGTCGATCTACAACGTGTGGCGCCAGGTCGTCGAGTACTTCGACGCGTTCCTGATCGGGCTGACCGCCACACCGAGCCCGCAAACGATCGGCTTCTTCAACAACAACATCGTCCAGGACTACTCGCACACCAAGGCGGTCGCAGACGGGATCAACGTCGGCTACGAGGTCTACCGCATCAAGACGAAGATCTCCGAGAAAGGAAGCACCGTAGAGGCGGGGCGCCGCGTCCCCCGGCGCGACCGTCGCACCCGCAAGGTGACCTTGGCCGAGATGGAAGACGACCTCACCTACACGGCCAACCAGCTCGACCGCGACGTCGTGGCGCCTGACCAGATCCGGCTCGTCGTGCGCACGTTCCGGGACCGACTCTTCAGCGAGATCTTCCCAGGACGCACCGAGGTCCCGAAGACGCTCATCTTCGCCAAGCAGGACAGCCACGCCGACGACGTCGTCAAGATCGTCAAGGAGGAGTTCGGCAAGGGCAACGACTTCTGCCAGAAGATCACGTCCAAGACGACCGGCGCCAAGCCGGAGGATCTGCTGAGCAGCTTCCGCAACTCCTACAACCCGCGCATCGCGGTCACGGTGGACATGATCGCGACCGGGACGGACGTGAGGCCCCTCGAGTGCCTGCTCTTCATGCGCAACGTGAACTCCGCTTCGTACTTCGAGCAGATGAAGGGTCGGGGCGTGCGGGTCATCGAACGCGACGACCTGCAGGGCGTGACGCCGGACGCCGATGCGAAGACGCACTTCGTGATCGTCGATGCGGTCGGCGTCTGTGAACGCGATAAGACGGACTCCAAGCCGCTGGAACGCCAGCCTTCCGTCAGCACCGAGAAACTGCTGCAGATGGCGGCTCAGGGGATGGTGCACCCCGATCTCGTTTCGAGTCTGGCGGCGCGTATGGCGCGCCTCGGCCGGCGGGTCGACGAGCAGCAGCGATCGCGAATCGCGCAGGAAGCGGACGGGGCGACGCTGGAGGGGCTGACCGGCGCGCTTCTGCACAGCATCGACCCCGACGCAACCCGCGAGGCGGCGATAGCCGAGCACGGGTTGGCCGATGACGTAGAGCCGACCAGCGAGCAGCTTGAGCGGATGGAGCGCGAGCGCATGACCGCCGCCCTCAAGCCGTTCACCCGGCCGGGGTTGCGCCGGGTGATCACCGAGATCAACCAGAGCCTCTACCAGATCATCGACGAGGCTGCCCTCGACCAACTGCTGGGTTCCGGCTACGACGGGACGGCCGTCGAGAGGGCCCGTTCCAAGCTGGAGGATTTCAGACAGTTCCTGGAAGAAAACCGCGAGCACATCGAGGCGTTGCGGATTCTGTACAGCCGGCCCTATCGAGCGGGTCTTCGCTACCGGCACGTCAAGGAGCTGCGAGATGCGCTGCGCAACCCGCCTGTGGGGCTGCCCGACCCCGCCAACGGGTTGTGGCGGCTCTACGAGTTGGTCGAGCCCGAGAGGGTGCAGGGGAGAGGCGGCGGCGCACTAGTCGACTTGGTCGCGATCGTGAAGCGCGCAATCAACGCGGACGGGCAGTTGGTCCCCGTCGCCGATCAGGTCGAGGAGCACTACCGCGAATGGCTGGCCGAGAAGGCGCGAAGCGGACAGGCGTTCAACGCGGACCAGCTACGGTGGCTGGACGCGATCAAGGACCACATCGCCACGAGCCTGGTGATCGAACGGAACGACTTCGAGTACGCGCCCTTCAGCCAGATGGGTGGGCTCGGCGCGGTGTACGGGGCGTTCGGCGACGAGCTCGACGCCGTGCTGGCCGAGTTGAATGAGAGGTTGGCAGCGTGA
- a CDS encoding ImmA/IrrE family metallo-endopeptidase, whose amino-acid sequence MPHEYPPNPTQWPYERNALDLRRDLQLAAEDRLSVRASYSLLRGATVQPHGDCGCAQVYIDSFRGPLRETWSACALEVGDDVVVLYNDSHSPERTRASLMEEYFHLRLGHRPTTIRVHDGRPKRNFSGNAETAAYHSGAAALVPYGGLRLAIDQGLTVPAIAIRYQVSRALVVFRAKVTKQYRRLQRAS is encoded by the coding sequence GTGCCGCACGAGTATCCGCCGAACCCAACCCAGTGGCCCTACGAACGCAATGCGTTGGACCTCCGCCGCGACCTCCAGCTAGCAGCCGAGGACCGGCTTTCTGTACGTGCCAGCTACTCCCTGCTTAGGGGCGCAACGGTCCAGCCGCATGGTGATTGCGGTTGTGCGCAGGTGTACATCGACAGCTTCCGCGGGCCACTCCGGGAGACCTGGTCGGCTTGCGCGCTGGAAGTAGGTGACGACGTCGTGGTGCTCTACAACGACTCACACAGCCCGGAACGGACGCGAGCCAGCCTGATGGAGGAGTACTTCCATCTGCGGCTGGGGCACCGTCCCACGACGATCCGTGTCCATGACGGCCGCCCAAAGCGCAACTTCTCCGGCAACGCCGAGACGGCTGCCTACCATAGCGGGGCCGCCGCGCTCGTTCCCTACGGCGGCCTCCGACTTGCGATCGATCAAGGTCTCACCGTACCCGCCATCGCCATTCGTTACCAAGTCTCGCGGGCCTTAGTGGTGTTTCGGGCGAAAGTCACGAAGCAGTACAGGCGCCTCCAGCGAGCCAGCTGA
- a CDS encoding helix-turn-helix transcriptional regulator, giving the protein MASVLIRETHYTPSTVSDATPKNSSRSRPMPDSFDRDALATEVREKMALRELSIRDAAKQIGCSPATLSRMLQGSRSASHPEGETLVKAASWAGRSLFELSRPGSSPLRPNSTIADVELHLRALPDLPKDAADGLIAMVKAVYDTRRLKES; this is encoded by the coding sequence ATGGCCTCTGTCCTCATTCGTGAAACACACTATACTCCCAGCACCGTCAGCGACGCAACCCCCAAGAACAGCAGCAGGAGCCGGCCGATGCCCGATTCGTTCGATCGCGACGCCCTAGCCACGGAAGTCCGAGAGAAGATGGCGCTGCGCGAGCTCTCGATTCGCGATGCGGCGAAGCAGATCGGCTGCAGCCCGGCGACCCTTTCCCGGATGCTCCAAGGATCCAGATCGGCTTCACATCCAGAAGGAGAAACGCTCGTGAAGGCGGCAAGCTGGGCGGGAAGATCGCTCTTCGAGCTGAGCCGGCCCGGCTCTTCGCCGCTCCGCCCAAACTCGACGATCGCAGACGTCGAACTCCACCTGCGGGCACTGCCGGATCTTCCGAAGGACGCTGCAGATGGGCTGATAGCGATGGTCAAGGCCGTCTACGATACGAGGCGTCTGAAGGAGTCCTGA